A genomic region of Pseudomonas sp. RSB 5.4 contains the following coding sequences:
- a CDS encoding MmcQ/YjbR family DNA-binding protein — MKQGKMNEADVAAFCLALPGAREDYKWGGVRVFSIAGNKMFALQGLRGDSLAFKVDKDLFLGHCDRPGIHPAPYLARAQWIIMHPPYPLGAEELQGLLQRSHQLVVSKLPKKTQIGLLL, encoded by the coding sequence ATGAAACAGGGAAAGATGAACGAAGCGGACGTCGCCGCCTTCTGCCTGGCCTTGCCGGGCGCGCGGGAAGACTACAAATGGGGCGGCGTGCGGGTGTTTTCGATTGCTGGCAACAAGATGTTCGCCCTGCAAGGGCTGCGTGGAGACTCATTGGCGTTCAAGGTCGACAAGGATCTGTTTCTCGGCCATTGCGACCGCCCGGGCATTCATCCGGCGCCTTATCTGGCGCGGGCGCAGTGGATCATCATGCACCCGCCCTACCCGCTGGGTGCCGAGGAACTGCAGGGCTTGCTGCAGCGTTCGCATCAGTTGGTGGTGAGCAAGTTGCCGAAGAAAACCCAAATCGGATTGTTGCTTTAG
- a CDS encoding DUF1294 domain-containing protein, giving the protein MSDTRARRPEGRPSGGGIQNLKLKLIVFLIVCALPLFGSVSMWLRGISLVPLAAYGIVSVLAFFLYWADKRKARADAWRTPENVLHAVELAGGWPGALIAQQVFRHKTRKVSYQILFWVIVVLHQVFWIDQLFLGSNLLSLF; this is encoded by the coding sequence ATGAGTGATACTCGCGCCCGTCGCCCCGAAGGACGTCCATCCGGTGGCGGCATTCAGAACCTCAAGTTGAAACTGATCGTTTTCCTGATCGTTTGCGCACTGCCGCTGTTCGGTTCGGTGTCGATGTGGCTGCGCGGAATCTCGCTGGTGCCGCTGGCCGCCTATGGGATCGTCAGCGTGCTGGCGTTCTTTCTGTATTGGGCTGACAAGCGCAAGGCTCGTGCCGACGCCTGGCGAACGCCGGAGAACGTACTGCACGCGGTGGAGCTGGCGGGTGGCTGGCCGGGTGCGCTGATTGCTCAGCAGGTGTTTCGGCACAAGACGCGCAAGGTGTCGTATCAGATCCTGTTCTGGGTGATTGTGGTGTTGCATCAGGTGTTCTGGATCGACCAGTTGTTTCTGGGTTCGAACCTGCTTTCATTGTTCTGA
- a CDS encoding undecaprenyl-diphosphate phosphatase yields MDLWTALQALILGVVEGLTEFLPISSTGHQIIVADLLDFGGERAMAFNIIIQLGAILAVVWEFRRKILDVVIGLPTQPSARRFTANLLIAFLPAVVLGVIFADLIHQYLFNPITVATALVVGGVIMLWAERRQHEVHAETVDEITWKDALKVGFAQCLAMIPGTSRSGSTIIGGLLFGLSRKTATEFSFFLAMPTMVGAAVYSGYKYRHLFVPADFPVFAIGFITAFIFAMIAVRGLLKFIASHSYAAFAWYRIVFGLVILATWQFGWVDWSAAKA; encoded by the coding sequence ATGGATCTTTGGACCGCCTTGCAGGCGCTGATTCTTGGAGTTGTAGAGGGGCTGACGGAGTTTTTGCCCATTTCCAGTACCGGACACCAGATCATTGTTGCCGACTTGCTCGACTTCGGCGGCGAACGGGCCATGGCGTTCAACATCATTATTCAGCTCGGCGCGATCCTCGCGGTGGTCTGGGAGTTTCGCCGCAAGATTCTCGACGTGGTGATCGGCTTGCCGACTCAGCCGAGTGCGCGGCGTTTCACCGCCAATCTGCTGATCGCGTTTCTGCCGGCAGTGGTGTTGGGGGTAATTTTTGCCGATTTGATTCACCAATACCTGTTCAACCCGATCACTGTTGCGACTGCGCTGGTGGTGGGTGGCGTGATCATGTTGTGGGCCGAACGCAGGCAGCATGAAGTGCACGCCGAAACCGTGGACGAGATCACCTGGAAGGACGCGCTGAAAGTCGGTTTCGCGCAATGTCTGGCGATGATTCCCGGCACTTCGCGTTCCGGCTCGACGATCATCGGTGGCCTGCTGTTTGGCCTGTCGCGCAAGACCGCGACCGAGTTCTCGTTCTTCCTGGCCATGCCGACCATGGTCGGTGCGGCGGTTTACTCCGGTTACAAGTATCGCCACCTGTTTGTGCCGGCGGATTTCCCGGTGTTTGCCATCGGCTTCATCACTGCGTTCATCTTCGCCATGATTGCCGTACGCGGTCTGCTCAAGTTTATCGCCAGCCACAGTTACGCAGCGTTTGCCTGGTACCGGATCGTTTTCGGTCTGGTGATTCTGGCGACCTGGCAGTTCGGCTGGGTCGACTGGTCGGCGGCCAAGGCATGA
- a CDS encoding methyl-accepting chemotaxis protein: MNSLRSVSISRRLWLILIVAVVMLLTLGVLMLKQIHDDLYHAKAQKTQHVVQTASGLLTYYHDLETAGTLTRDAAQKQALTAIRGLRYDQSDYFWINDLTPVMVMHPTNPKLEGQNLSAIRDPDGFAVFNEMVAIAKSKGAGMVDYRWPKPGASEPVAKTSYVKLFEPWGWVLGSGVYIDDVQSEFQGQVIKASVIGLVIAVIMALLVILIARSIVRPLQETVNAMANIASGESDLTRSLDTHGQDEVTQLAHHFNAFTAKLRRVIGDLQISASALGQSSSELGNDATQAQQRSQQQSQQMELVATAINEVTYGVQDVAKNAEHAAAEMRDAEAQAQQGQINIDGSLQQIDKLSGTIDQAVEVIRTLAAESTQIGSVLEVIRSIAEQTNLLALNAAIEAARAGEQGRGFAVVADEVRLLAQRTQKSTAEIQTMIERLQNHSEAAVKVIGDSSKASQLTIEQAGLAGASLNAIGQALRNLNGLNASIASATLQQAHVVEDINQNVTQAAGLSHSTALAAEQSSAASVKLGQLSEQLNQLLRQFRV; encoded by the coding sequence ATGAACAGCTTGCGCAGTGTGTCGATCAGCCGACGCTTGTGGCTCATTTTGATTGTGGCCGTGGTCATGTTGTTGACCTTGGGCGTGTTGATGCTCAAGCAGATCCACGACGACCTGTATCACGCCAAGGCGCAGAAAACCCAGCATGTGGTGCAGACCGCCAGCGGCCTGCTGACCTACTACCACGACCTCGAAACTGCCGGTACCCTCACCCGCGACGCCGCACAGAAACAGGCGCTGACCGCCATTCGCGGTCTGCGCTACGACCAGAGCGATTACTTTTGGATCAACGACCTCACGCCTGTGATGGTCATGCACCCGACCAACCCCAAGCTCGAAGGCCAGAACCTCTCGGCGATCCGCGACCCGGACGGTTTCGCGGTGTTCAACGAAATGGTCGCAATCGCCAAAAGCAAAGGCGCCGGCATGGTCGATTACCGCTGGCCCAAGCCCGGCGCCAGCGAGCCGGTGGCGAAAACCTCTTACGTCAAGCTGTTCGAGCCATGGGGCTGGGTGCTCGGCTCCGGCGTTTACATCGACGATGTGCAGAGCGAGTTCCAGGGTCAGGTGATCAAGGCTTCGGTGATCGGTCTGGTGATCGCCGTGATCATGGCCCTGCTGGTGATTTTGATTGCCCGCAGCATCGTGCGTCCGCTGCAGGAAACCGTGAACGCCATGGCCAACATCGCCAGCGGTGAAAGCGACCTGACTCGCAGTCTCGACACCCACGGCCAGGACGAAGTGACGCAACTGGCTCATCACTTCAACGCCTTTACCGCCAAGTTGCGCCGGGTGATTGGCGATTTGCAGATCTCGGCCAGTGCGCTGGGCCAGTCCTCAAGTGAACTGGGCAACGATGCCACCCAGGCCCAGCAACGCAGCCAGCAGCAATCGCAGCAGATGGAACTGGTGGCGACCGCGATCAACGAAGTCACCTACGGCGTGCAGGACGTAGCGAAGAATGCCGAACATGCTGCCGCTGAAATGCGCGATGCCGAAGCCCAGGCACAACAGGGCCAGATCAACATCGACGGCAGTCTGCAACAGATCGATAAACTGTCGGGGACTATTGATCAGGCGGTCGAGGTGATTCGCACCCTGGCGGCGGAAAGCACGCAGATTGGCAGTGTGCTGGAGGTGATCCGATCGATTGCCGAGCAGACCAACCTGCTGGCACTCAACGCCGCCATCGAAGCGGCCCGCGCCGGCGAACAGGGCCGTGGCTTCGCGGTGGTGGCCGATGAAGTCCGGTTGTTGGCGCAGCGCACGCAAAAATCGACGGCGGAAATCCAGACCATGATCGAACGCCTGCAGAATCATTCCGAAGCGGCGGTGAAGGTCATTGGCGACAGCAGCAAGGCCTCGCAACTGACCATCGAACAGGCCGGCCTCGCCGGCGCCAGCCTCAACGCCATCGGCCAGGCGCTGCGCAATCTCAATGGCCTGAACGCCTCGATTGCCAGCGCCACACTGCAACAGGCGCATGTGGTCGAAGACATTAATCAGAACGTCACGCAGGCAGCGGGCCTGTCTCACAGCACCGCGTTGGCGGCGGAGCAGTCGAGCGCGGCGAGCGTGAAGCTTGGGCAATTGAGCGAGCAGTTGAACCAGCTTCTGCGGCAATTCCGCGTCTGA
- the pnuC gene encoding nicotinamide riboside transporter PnuC, translating to MSGLELFAAALGVIAVWLTVKQNPWCWPIGLVMVLLYSWIFYDVKLYSDMLLQVIYAALQVYGWWQWTRAGTMHDGRDVTRLDRRSILLGLSVGALGSLLLGAAMAHWTDAAQPWLDAALTAFSLVAQLWMAQKRLQCWALWFVLDVIFVGLFLYKGLYLTAALYALFTLIAVQGWREWRADPALQR from the coding sequence ATGTCCGGGCTTGAACTGTTTGCCGCCGCCCTCGGTGTGATCGCCGTCTGGCTGACGGTCAAACAGAATCCGTGGTGCTGGCCGATCGGCCTGGTCATGGTGTTGCTGTACAGCTGGATCTTCTATGACGTGAAGCTGTATTCGGACATGTTGCTGCAAGTGATCTACGCCGCGCTGCAAGTCTACGGCTGGTGGCAATGGACACGCGCCGGCACGATGCATGACGGACGCGATGTCACCCGTCTGGACCGGCGCTCGATCCTGCTCGGCCTGAGTGTCGGAGCGCTCGGCAGTCTGCTGCTCGGCGCAGCCATGGCACACTGGACCGATGCGGCGCAGCCGTGGCTCGACGCCGCGCTGACGGCGTTCAGCCTGGTCGCACAACTCTGGATGGCGCAGAAACGCCTGCAATGCTGGGCGCTGTGGTTCGTGCTGGACGTGATTTTCGTCGGTCTGTTTCTTTACAAGGGCCTTTACCTCACTGCGGCACTCTATGCCCTGTTCACCTTGATTGCCGTGCAAGGTTGGCGTGAGTGGCGCGCCGATCCGGCGTTGCAGCGATGA
- a CDS encoding AAA family ATPase, translated as MKVVVLTGPESTGKSWLAAGLQEHFGGLRVDEYVRWFIEQNPRDTCLNDIPDIARGQLQWEDQARAQQPELLILDTHLLSNILWSQTLFGDCPHWLESELLARHYDLHLLLSPEQIDWTNDGQRCQPQLSERMAFFQATRDWLEQHRQPLQIIQGNWDERRSQAFDAVRRLLAA; from the coding sequence ATGAAAGTCGTTGTACTGACCGGCCCGGAATCCACGGGCAAGAGTTGGCTGGCGGCAGGCCTGCAGGAACACTTTGGTGGCCTGCGGGTGGATGAATACGTGCGCTGGTTCATCGAGCAGAATCCGCGCGACACCTGCCTGAACGACATCCCCGACATCGCCCGAGGGCAGTTGCAATGGGAGGATCAGGCACGGGCGCAGCAACCGGAACTGCTGATTCTCGATACCCACCTGCTGAGCAACATCCTCTGGAGCCAGACGCTGTTCGGCGACTGCCCGCACTGGCTCGAGTCCGAGCTGCTGGCGCGGCATTACGACCTGCACCTGCTGTTGTCGCCGGAGCAGATCGACTGGACCAACGACGGCCAACGCTGCCAGCCGCAACTCAGTGAACGCATGGCGTTCTTTCAGGCCACCCGCGACTGGCTGGAACAACACCGGCAACCGCTGCAAATCATTCAGGGCAACTGGGATGAACGTCGGTCTCAGGCCTTCGATGCAGTGAGGCGTTTGTTGGCTGCTTGA
- a CDS encoding C39 family peptidase, producing the protein MRMTALTVLLCLCGATQAAQMPVAALPGGILVYKQVQSIRERKFSDIVEQKTDFSCGAAALATVLRQAYWLDVDEDHIIKGMLVNADQDLVRTQGFSMLDMKRYIESIGMRARGYKIPPEKLDAVSIPVVVLMDIRGYKHFVVLQRADKDWVYIGDPVLGHKRYSHADFVNGWNGIVFAIVGPGYDKANVLRDPPAPLTAKNKLDEFAPVRDAELMEFGFIQSDFF; encoded by the coding sequence ATGCGTATGACTGCCCTCACCGTCCTGCTGTGCCTGTGCGGCGCCACGCAAGCTGCACAGATGCCCGTAGCCGCCCTTCCTGGCGGCATCCTGGTCTACAAGCAGGTACAAAGTATTCGTGAGCGAAAGTTCAGCGACATTGTCGAGCAAAAAACCGATTTCAGTTGCGGCGCCGCCGCACTGGCAACCGTGTTGCGCCAGGCTTATTGGCTCGACGTCGATGAGGATCACATCATAAAAGGCATGCTGGTCAACGCAGACCAGGATCTTGTGCGTACACAGGGTTTCTCCATGCTGGACATGAAACGCTACATAGAAAGCATCGGCATGCGCGCCAGGGGCTACAAGATTCCGCCTGAAAAGCTTGATGCAGTTTCGATACCGGTCGTAGTCCTGATGGACATCCGCGGCTACAAACACTTCGTCGTATTGCAGCGGGCAGACAAGGACTGGGTGTACATCGGCGACCCCGTACTGGGCCACAAACGCTACAGCCACGCTGACTTCGTCAACGGCTGGAACGGCATCGTATTTGCCATCGTAGGCCCCGGTTACGACAAAGCCAACGTATTACGCGACCCTCCGGCACCACTGACAGCAAAGAACAAACTCGATGAGTTCGCCCCTGTCAGAGACGCCGAACTGATGGAATTCGGTTTCATTCAGAGCGACTTCTTTTAG
- a CDS encoding sigma-54 dependent transcriptional regulator: MIEAPALRRLLVVDPCDDCHRLLPGLRAVGWDVDSCTLENAADRTCDVGLLRLQPFHLERPEAVKELISRSGTEWIAVLNQEVLRLQNVGDFVCEWFFDFHTLPFDVSRVQVTLGRAFGMARLRGQGTIHVDQPEHELLGDSKPIRELRKLLSKLAPTESPVLIRGESGTGKELVARTLHRQSQRHSKPFVAINCGAIPEHLIQSELFGHEKGAFTGAHQRKVGRIEAANGGTLFLDEIGDLPLELQANLLRFLQEKHIERVGGSQPIPVDVRVLAATHVDLEAAIEKKRFREDLYYRLNVLQVVTAPLRERHGDLSMLANHFSHFYSHETGRRPRSFSEDALIAMGKHDWPGNVRELANRVRRGLVLAEGRQIEARDLGLLSQHSISAPMGTLEDYKTRAERQALCDVLNRHSDNLSVAAKVLGVSRPTFYRLLHKHQIR; this comes from the coding sequence GGATGTTGACAGTTGTACCCTGGAAAATGCCGCTGATCGGACATGTGATGTCGGGCTGCTGCGACTGCAACCTTTTCACCTCGAACGCCCCGAAGCGGTCAAGGAATTGATCAGCCGCAGTGGCACCGAGTGGATCGCGGTGTTGAATCAGGAAGTCCTGCGATTACAGAACGTCGGTGACTTCGTCTGCGAATGGTTTTTCGATTTCCATACCTTGCCGTTCGATGTCTCACGCGTACAGGTAACTCTGGGCCGCGCATTCGGCATGGCGCGTTTGCGCGGGCAAGGCACGATTCACGTCGACCAGCCTGAACACGAGTTACTTGGCGACAGCAAGCCGATCCGTGAGCTGCGCAAGTTACTGAGCAAACTGGCGCCGACCGAGTCCCCGGTATTGATCCGTGGCGAAAGCGGCACCGGTAAAGAACTGGTCGCACGCACGCTGCACCGCCAGTCCCAACGCCACAGCAAGCCGTTTGTGGCGATCAATTGCGGGGCCATTCCCGAACATTTGATTCAGTCCGAACTGTTTGGCCACGAGAAAGGTGCCTTTACCGGTGCGCATCAGCGCAAGGTCGGGCGCATCGAGGCCGCCAATGGTGGCACGCTGTTTCTCGATGAAATCGGCGATCTGCCACTTGAATTGCAGGCCAACCTGTTGCGTTTTCTCCAGGAAAAACACATCGAGCGCGTCGGCGGCAGTCAGCCGATCCCGGTCGATGTTCGTGTACTGGCGGCCACCCACGTCGATCTGGAAGCGGCCATCGAGAAAAAGCGTTTTCGTGAAGACCTCTATTACCGCCTCAATGTGCTGCAAGTGGTAACCGCGCCATTGCGCGAACGCCACGGTGATCTGTCGATGCTGGCCAACCATTTTTCCCACTTCTATAGCCACGAGACCGGGCGCCGTCCGCGCAGCTTCAGTGAGGATGCGTTGATCGCCATGGGCAAACACGATTGGCCAGGCAACGTGCGGGAACTGGCCAACCGCGTGCGACGTGGTCTGGTGCTGGCGGAAGGAAGGCAGATCGAAGCCCGGGATCTGGGATTACTCAGTCAGCACTCGATTTCGGCACCGATGGGGACGCTGGAAGACTACAAGACCCGCGCCGAACGCCAGGCGCTGTGCGATGTGTTGAACCGGCACAGCGACAACCTCAGTGTGGCGGCGAAGGTGCTGGGCGTGTCGCGGCCGACGTTTTATCGCCTGCTGCACAAACACCAGATCCGCTAG